Proteins from a single region of Struthio camelus isolate bStrCam1 chromosome W, bStrCam1.hap1, whole genome shotgun sequence:
- the LOC104150291 gene encoding nucleoredoxin-like protein 2: MVDVFSGRLLVDKAGRSVDPEEALQNKVVGLYFSAAWCAPCRDFTPVLCDFYTELLEESEPPAPFEVVFVSSDHSAEEMAGYMRAMHGDWLALPYHDPYKHDLKKKYNITAIPKLVIVKQTGEVITDKGRKQIRDKGLSCFRNWLEGADIFQNFSS; the protein is encoded by the exons ATGGTGGATGTGTTCAGCGGGCGGCTCCTCGTCGACAAGGCCGGCCGCAGCGTGGACCCCGAGGAGGCCCTGCAGAACAAGGTGGTGGGCTTGTACTTCTCGGCCGCCTGGTGCGCCCCGTGCCGCGACTTCACCCCCGTCCTCTGCGACTTCTACACCGAGCTGCTGGAGGAGAGCGAGCCGCCCGCCCCCTTCGAGGTCGTCTTCGTCTCGTCCGACCACAGCGCCGAGGAGATGGCGGGCTACATGCGCGCCATGCACGGCGACTGGCTGGCCCTGCCCTACCACGACCCCTACAAGCA TGATCTGAAGAAGAAATACAACATAACAGCCATTCCTAAACTGGTGATTGTGAAACAAACCGGAGAAGTCATTActgacaaaggaagaaaacaaatcagaGACAAAGGGCTATCCTGTTTCCGAAACTGGCTTGAGGGTGCAGAtatctttcagaatttttctagCTAA